A DNA window from Litorivicinus lipolyticus contains the following coding sequences:
- a CDS encoding flagellar basal body rod protein FlgF, with translation MDKAIYMASQTATNMMRAQALVANNMANAATSGFKADRFTMVSQEITGGEYGARSTARLAGGGVDLTAGPMQQTGRDLDVAISGRSLFAVQVNEDQQAFTRNGDFKVSPEGLLTTQQGQPVLGELGVIPVPVYESISIGQDGSVSVVPPGGGMVRLDRLKMVTPVENLDVFKGDDGLIRFKGEVPEPDITATLQSGFLEGSNVNGASALVELMNLSRQFEMSVNLMSRLDDAESSANDAISSN, from the coding sequence ATGGATAAAGCCATCTACATGGCCAGCCAGACCGCAACTAATATGATGCGGGCCCAGGCACTGGTGGCAAACAACATGGCCAACGCAGCCACCAGCGGCTTCAAGGCCGACCGTTTCACCATGGTCAGCCAAGAAATCACCGGTGGCGAGTACGGTGCACGGTCAACCGCGCGCCTGGCAGGCGGTGGTGTTGATCTGACCGCCGGTCCGATGCAGCAAACCGGTCGTGACTTGGATGTCGCCATCAGCGGTCGCTCGTTGTTCGCCGTTCAGGTCAACGAGGACCAGCAAGCCTTCACCCGTAACGGCGACTTCAAGGTGTCGCCTGAAGGGCTATTGACCACCCAGCAAGGCCAGCCGGTGCTGGGCGAGTTGGGGGTGATTCCAGTGCCGGTTTACGAATCGATTTCGATCGGCCAGGACGGCAGTGTCAGCGTGGTCCCCCCAGGCGGCGGCATGGTTCGGCTGGATCGTCTGAAAATGGTCACCCCGGTTGAAAATTTAGATGTGTTTAAAGGCGACGACGGTTTGATTCGATTCAAGGGCGAGGTGCCGGAACCGGACATTACCGCAACCCTTCAATCTGGATTTTTGGAAGGCTCGAACGTCAATGGCGCCTCCGCCTTGGTCGAGCTGATGAACCTGTCTCGCCAGTTCGAGATGAGTGTGAATTTGATGAGCCGTTTGGACGATGCTGAAAGCAGCGCCAACGACGCCATCTCTAGTAATTAA
- the flgG gene encoding flagellar basal-body rod protein FlgG codes for MNAALWVAKTGLAAQDKALAVVSNNLANVSTNGFKKDRVVFQDLLYQVERAPGGANGDDAQLPSGIQIGTGVKISGTRKVFSNGSMQVTGQALDVAINGRGFFQIQRPDGIVGYTRDGQFQVNSDGAVVTAEGYLLEPQINIPAGSSVITIGKDGSVSAVEQGTGLSTVVGNITLADFANPEGLLAMGGNNYVETEASGPPNIGTPSEIGLGSLEQGAVENSNVSSVEELVNMITTQRAYEMNSKVISAADQMLSYLNQQL; via the coding sequence ATGAACGCAGCACTTTGGGTCGCAAAGACCGGATTGGCAGCCCAGGACAAGGCACTCGCCGTGGTGTCCAACAACCTGGCGAACGTGTCTACCAATGGATTCAAGAAAGACCGCGTCGTCTTTCAGGATTTGTTGTACCAGGTCGAACGTGCGCCGGGCGGCGCCAATGGTGACGATGCGCAGTTGCCATCCGGCATCCAGATCGGCACCGGGGTCAAAATCAGCGGCACCCGCAAGGTATTCAGCAACGGCTCCATGCAGGTCACCGGCCAAGCCCTGGACGTCGCCATTAACGGTCGTGGGTTCTTCCAAATTCAGCGCCCGGACGGCATTGTCGGCTACACCCGTGATGGCCAGTTTCAGGTCAACTCGGACGGTGCCGTGGTGACCGCCGAAGGCTACTTGCTCGAACCCCAGATCAACATTCCGGCCGGCTCATCGGTGATCACCATTGGTAAAGACGGTTCGGTTAGCGCAGTCGAACAGGGCACTGGGCTGTCGACCGTGGTCGGTAACATCACGCTGGCTGACTTTGCTAACCCGGAAGGGTTGTTGGCCATGGGCGGCAACAACTACGTGGAAACCGAAGCCAGTGGCCCGCCCAACATTGGCACGCCGTCCGAAATCGGCTTGGGCTCACTGGAGCAGGGCGCGGTTGAAAACTCCAACGTGTCGAGCGTCGAAGAGTTGGTCAACATGATCACCACACAGCGCGCTTATGAGATGAATTCGAAGGTCATTTCGGCCGCCGATCAGATGCTGTCTTACTTGAATCAACAATTGTAG